One Falsibacillus pallidus genomic region harbors:
- the tsaE gene encoding tRNA (adenosine(37)-N6)-threonylcarbamoyltransferase complex ATPase subunit type 1 TsaE, giving the protein MKKFEMNLYNTEETQGFAENLGAKLWAGAVLLLEGDLGAGKTTFTKGLAKGLGVKRTVNSPTFTIIKEYQGNLPLYHMDVYRVSDSDEDLGFDEYFEGEGVTVVEWAHLIDSQLPSERLEISIFHRGDNERRIEVVPAGEQYERLCEEIFK; this is encoded by the coding sequence ATGAAGAAGTTTGAAATGAATTTATATAATACGGAAGAGACGCAAGGTTTTGCTGAGAATTTGGGCGCAAAGCTATGGGCGGGTGCCGTTCTTCTTTTGGAAGGAGACCTTGGAGCTGGAAAAACGACCTTCACCAAAGGTTTGGCAAAGGGTCTTGGCGTCAAAAGGACGGTCAATAGCCCCACTTTCACAATCATTAAAGAGTATCAGGGGAATCTGCCTTTATATCATATGGATGTATATCGGGTAAGCGATTCCGATGAAGACCTTGGCTTTGATGAATATTTTGAAGGTGAAGGTGTGACTGTAGTCGAGTGGGCACATTTAATCGATAGCCAGCTCCCATCTGAACGGCTGGAGATTTCTATTTTCCACCGGGGAGATAATGAACGCCGAATTGAAGTGGTTCCTGCTGGCGAACAGTATGAGCGTTTGTGCGAGGAGATTTTTAAATGA
- the metX gene encoding homoserine O-acetyltransferase MetX: MPYKAETGIVTLDSIKLESGSILHQVEVAFEWAGNSEKPAILICHALTGNHRAVGSEEEPGWWAGLIGQGGFIDTRDWQIITMNVLGGCDGTTGPASERPGVGTLYQTDFPLITIRDMVTVQYEALKKLGIRHLHAVIGGSLGGMQTLEFGIMHPDFMNLIIPLAVTPALSDYGIAFNAIGRKAIYDDPLWKNGKYDVTAPPLNGLITARMIGMVTYRSRDAFNERSKRRRIQEESGIGNLEYDVESYLHYQGEKLTRRFDANSYIYLLKAMDSHDIGRKRGGIENALSKIKAETLLIAFQDDLLYPPEVMKDAAERLQGMGTPADFIEIETKYGHDGFLVEFEKWGPIIKERLDAD; this comes from the coding sequence GTGCCGTATAAAGCAGAAACCGGGATTGTCACACTCGATTCTATCAAACTGGAATCAGGATCCATCCTCCATCAGGTGGAGGTTGCGTTTGAATGGGCAGGAAATAGTGAGAAGCCAGCCATATTGATTTGCCATGCCTTAACAGGGAATCACCGCGCAGTCGGGAGTGAAGAAGAGCCTGGCTGGTGGGCTGGGTTGATCGGCCAGGGAGGTTTCATCGATACAAGGGATTGGCAGATAATCACGATGAATGTACTTGGCGGCTGCGACGGAACAACCGGTCCGGCAAGTGAGCGGCCCGGGGTGGGAACGCTGTACCAGACTGATTTTCCCCTGATTACAATAAGAGATATGGTCACAGTGCAGTATGAAGCACTGAAAAAGTTGGGCATCCGCCATCTTCACGCTGTCATAGGAGGTTCACTAGGTGGAATGCAGACCTTGGAGTTCGGCATCATGCATCCTGATTTTATGAATCTCATAATCCCGCTGGCGGTAACACCAGCCCTATCAGACTATGGGATCGCGTTTAACGCAATTGGCAGGAAAGCCATCTATGACGACCCCCTCTGGAAGAATGGAAAATATGACGTGACTGCCCCACCTCTGAACGGATTGATCACAGCAAGAATGATCGGGATGGTGACCTATCGTTCCAGGGATGCCTTTAATGAACGGTCCAAGAGAAGGCGAATCCAAGAAGAAAGCGGGATTGGCAACCTGGAATATGACGTGGAAAGCTACCTGCATTACCAGGGAGAGAAATTGACGAGACGATTTGATGCAAACAGCTATATTTATTTACTGAAAGCCATGGACTCCCATGATATCGGGAGGAAGCGGGGCGGGATTGAAAACGCCTTGAGTAAGATTAAAGCAGAAACGTTGCTCATTGCTTTTCAGGACGATCTTTTGTATCCACCGGAGGTCATGAAAGATGCTGCCGAACGGCTCCAAGGGATGGGCACTCCCGCTGATTTTATAGAGATTGAAACAAAATACGGTCATGATGGGTTCCTCGTTGAATTCGAGAAATGGGGACCTATCATAAAGGAGAGATTGGATGCCGATTAA
- the rimI gene encoding ribosomal protein S18-alanine N-acetyltransferase: MENIKDSVLYRFMAVDDLEDVMKVEHESFTIPWSREAFYNEIENNQFAFYLVAELDGRIAGYCGVWLVLDEAHITNVAVLPNFRGKGIGLTLMEKMLKLAQEHGAKTATLEVRVSNLPAQSMYRKLGFQEGGIRKRYYTDNQEDALIMWVTINE, translated from the coding sequence ATGGAAAATATTAAAGACAGTGTTCTTTATCGTTTCATGGCGGTGGATGATCTTGAGGATGTTATGAAGGTGGAGCATGAATCGTTCACCATCCCATGGAGCAGGGAAGCATTTTATAATGAAATCGAAAATAATCAATTTGCATTTTATCTTGTAGCAGAGTTGGATGGCAGGATTGCGGGCTACTGCGGCGTTTGGCTCGTTTTGGATGAAGCTCATATCACCAATGTTGCCGTACTTCCTAATTTCCGCGGGAAAGGGATAGGCCTGACTCTAATGGAGAAAATGCTGAAGCTGGCGCAGGAACATGGCGCCAAAACGGCAACTCTGGAAGTCAGGGTGAGCAATCTGCCTGCACAGTCCATGTATCGAAAACTTGGATTCCAGGAAGGCGGGATCCGAAAGAGATACTATACGGATAATCAAGAGGATGCATTAATTATGTGGGTGACTATTAATGAATAA
- the tsaD gene encoding tRNA (adenosine(37)-N6)-threonylcarbamoyltransferase complex transferase subunit TsaD codes for MNKDTIVLGIETSCDETAAAVIKNGTEILSNVVASQIESHKRFGGVVPEIASRHHVEQITIVIEEALKEASVGFSDIDAIAVTEGPGLVGALLVGVNAAKALAFAHGIPLVGVHHIAGHIYANRLIADMKFPLISLVVSGGHTELVYMKEHGSFEVIGETRDDAAGEAYDKVARTLNLPYPGGPHIDRLAQEGQPTLKLPRAWLEEGSYDFSFSGLKSAVINTLHNAEQRGETIEPQDLAASFQESVIDVLVTKTLKAVEEYKVNQVLLAGGVAANKGLRSALESAFAEIKDVELIIPPLALCTDNAAMIAAAGTVLFEKGNRGNYAMNAHPGLDIESM; via the coding sequence ATGAATAAAGATACGATTGTACTTGGAATAGAAACAAGCTGCGATGAAACAGCCGCGGCCGTCATTAAGAATGGTACGGAAATCTTATCAAATGTTGTGGCTTCCCAAATCGAAAGCCATAAACGATTTGGCGGAGTGGTGCCGGAGATTGCATCACGCCACCACGTTGAGCAAATAACGATCGTGATTGAAGAAGCTTTGAAAGAAGCATCCGTCGGCTTCTCCGATATCGATGCGATTGCCGTAACAGAGGGACCGGGTCTTGTAGGGGCGCTGCTGGTCGGCGTCAATGCTGCAAAAGCACTTGCATTTGCGCATGGCATCCCATTGGTTGGGGTTCATCATATCGCGGGGCATATCTATGCGAACCGTCTGATTGCGGATATGAAATTCCCGCTGATTTCGCTAGTGGTCTCTGGCGGGCATACAGAACTAGTGTACATGAAGGAGCACGGCTCTTTTGAAGTAATCGGGGAGACGCGTGATGATGCAGCTGGTGAAGCCTACGATAAAGTGGCGCGGACATTGAACCTTCCATATCCGGGCGGCCCTCATATTGATCGTCTTGCACAAGAAGGACAGCCGACATTGAAGCTGCCCCGTGCATGGCTGGAGGAAGGATCCTATGACTTCAGCTTCAGCGGACTTAAATCAGCGGTTATCAATACCCTTCATAATGCGGAGCAGCGAGGCGAAACCATTGAGCCTCAGGATCTGGCTGCAAGCTTTCAGGAAAGCGTCATTGATGTCCTAGTGACGAAGACGCTCAAGGCTGTGGAGGAATACAAAGTCAATCAAGTCCTTCTTGCGGGCGGGGTAGCAGCCAATAAGGGATTAAGGAGCGCCCTTGAATCTGCTTTCGCGGAAATTAAGGACGTTGAGTTAATCATTCCGCCGCTCGCTTTATGTACGGATAATGCGGCGATGATCGCTGCCGCTGGTACGGTGCTGTTCGAAAAAGGCAACCGGGGCAATTATGCGATGAATGCCCATCCAGGACTGGATATCGAATCGATGTAG
- a CDS encoding redox-sensing transcriptional repressor Rex, giving the protein MTQELTKIPQATAKRLPLYYRFLKNLHSSGKQRVSSAELSEAVKVDSATIRRDFSYFGALGKKGYGYNVNYLLSFFSKTLDQDELTKVALIGVGNLGTAFLHYNFLKNNNTKIEMAFDIDDEKIGSSIGEVPIYSLKNLEEKLADSGITVAILTVPAQVAQSITDHLVQANVKGILNFTPARLNVPNSIRVHHIDLAVELQSLVYFLKHYPMDETDLSQEESKTE; this is encoded by the coding sequence ATGACGCAGGAGTTAACTAAAATACCACAAGCAACAGCAAAGCGTTTGCCATTATATTATCGTTTTTTGAAAAACTTGCATTCTTCGGGGAAACAGAGGGTGTCCTCTGCTGAACTGAGCGAAGCGGTCAAAGTGGATTCCGCAACGATCCGCCGGGATTTTTCCTACTTTGGAGCGTTGGGTAAAAAGGGATATGGCTATAATGTGAATTACTTGCTCTCGTTTTTCAGCAAAACCCTTGATCAGGATGAATTGACCAAGGTTGCGCTGATCGGTGTCGGTAATTTAGGAACCGCATTTCTTCATTATAACTTTCTTAAAAATAACAATACCAAGATCGAGATGGCTTTTGATATCGATGATGAAAAAATCGGTTCTTCCATTGGGGAGGTCCCCATCTACAGTTTGAAGAATTTAGAAGAGAAGCTTGCCGATTCCGGGATTACCGTTGCGATCCTGACGGTACCGGCGCAAGTGGCTCAGAGCATCACGGATCATCTTGTCCAGGCCAATGTGAAGGGGATTTTGAATTTCACCCCGGCAAGGCTGAATGTCCCGAACTCCATCCGGGTCCATCACATTGATCTCGCGGTGGAGCTGCAGTCATTGGTTTATTTCCTGAAGCATTATCCAATGGATGAAACAGATTTGTCACAGGAAGAAAGTAAAACGGAATAG
- a CDS encoding ABC-F family ATP-binding cassette domain-containing protein has translation MILLQVHQLTKLFGAELILSNIKLEVQTRDRIALVGRNGAGKSTLLKIIAGHMSHDSGEIMKPKEVSIGYLAQNTGLESSLSIWEEMLLVFKDLQEMEKELRSIEQSMADPSIYEDEERYSRLLKEYDQLQVKFKDQGGYQFEADIRSVLHGLNFASFDYDTKISALSGGQKTRLALGKLLLTKPDILILDEPTNHLDIDTLSWLEQYLQGYPGAVLIVSHDRYFLDKVVNQVYEVSRKKISKYKGNYSSYLDQKADEYERNMKQYEKQQEEVAKLQDFIQKNLARASTTKRAQSRRKQLDRMELMDKPLGDEKSASFHFDIERQSGNEVLQVTDGSVGYNGQAVSNGINVRITKGESIALVGPNGIGKSTLLKTIVERLPLLRGNIHLGTNVSLGYYDQEQAELSSNKTVLSELWDEYPMKTEKEIRTVLGNFLFSGDDVLKPVHALSGGEKARLALSKLMMQRCNFLILDEPTNHLDLDSKEVLENSLIDYPGTILFVSHDRYFINRIATKVVELSEDGAQEYLGDYDYFIEKKNEMIELAEWENNQSPSAASTAQESSTDKQSFLKDKEAKKLERQRKRRIEEIEEKMEELEAIVAEKEELLCDPEVFQDHEKVMEYNEIIQSSKAEIESLMEEWAELEELLQA, from the coding sequence ATGATACTACTGCAAGTTCATCAGCTTACAAAATTATTTGGCGCTGAACTTATTTTATCGAATATAAAGCTCGAAGTACAAACAAGAGACCGCATTGCCCTCGTTGGAAGAAACGGTGCAGGGAAATCGACTCTCTTAAAAATCATCGCAGGGCATATGTCCCACGATTCAGGCGAGATCATGAAGCCAAAGGAAGTCTCCATCGGCTATCTCGCACAGAACACCGGACTCGAATCGTCGCTGTCCATCTGGGAAGAAATGCTTTTGGTCTTCAAAGATCTGCAGGAGATGGAAAAGGAACTGCGTTCAATCGAACAAAGCATGGCAGACCCCTCCATCTATGAAGACGAGGAAAGATACAGCCGTCTTCTGAAGGAATATGACCAGCTGCAAGTCAAATTCAAGGATCAAGGCGGCTATCAGTTCGAAGCGGACATCCGCTCCGTCCTGCATGGGCTGAACTTCGCATCCTTTGACTACGACACGAAAATCTCCGCGCTCAGCGGAGGACAGAAGACCCGTCTTGCACTTGGAAAGCTGCTATTGACGAAACCGGATATTCTCATCCTGGATGAGCCGACCAATCACTTGGATATCGATACGCTGTCCTGGCTGGAGCAATACCTTCAAGGCTATCCGGGTGCCGTCCTGATCGTTTCCCATGACCGCTACTTCCTGGATAAAGTCGTGAATCAAGTGTATGAAGTCTCCAGAAAGAAAATCAGCAAATATAAAGGCAACTATAGTTCCTACCTGGATCAAAAGGCTGACGAGTACGAACGGAACATGAAGCAGTATGAGAAACAGCAGGAAGAAGTCGCAAAGCTTCAGGATTTCATCCAAAAGAATCTCGCACGTGCTTCGACAACAAAGCGGGCGCAAAGCAGGCGGAAGCAATTAGATCGGATGGAATTGATGGATAAGCCGCTTGGCGATGAAAAATCCGCGAGCTTCCATTTTGACATTGAGAGGCAGAGCGGCAATGAAGTGCTACAAGTCACGGATGGTTCTGTTGGATACAATGGACAGGCCGTATCGAATGGCATCAATGTCCGCATCACAAAAGGCGAAAGCATTGCCCTTGTCGGACCAAATGGAATCGGCAAATCCACCCTATTAAAAACGATTGTTGAAAGGCTTCCCCTTCTCAGAGGAAATATCCATCTTGGCACCAACGTTTCCCTTGGCTACTACGACCAGGAACAGGCAGAGCTTTCTTCCAATAAAACGGTGCTCAGCGAACTATGGGATGAATATCCGATGAAAACGGAGAAGGAAATTCGAACGGTGCTCGGCAATTTCCTCTTTTCCGGAGATGACGTCTTAAAGCCTGTCCATGCACTGAGCGGCGGTGAAAAAGCCCGTCTCGCCCTTTCAAAGCTCATGATGCAGCGCTGCAATTTCTTGATCCTTGATGAGCCGACGAACCACTTGGATCTCGACAGCAAGGAAGTATTGGAGAACTCTTTGATTGACTATCCGGGTACTATTTTATTTGTTTCCCATGACCGCTATTTTATCAACCGGATTGCCACAAAGGTTGTGGAGCTTTCCGAAGACGGTGCACAGGAATACCTCGGAGACTACGATTATTTCATTGAGAAAAAGAACGAAATGATCGAGCTGGCAGAATGGGAGAACAATCAGTCCCCTTCAGCAGCTTCCACTGCACAGGAATCCTCCACTGATAAACAAAGCTTCTTAAAAGATAAAGAAGCCAAAAAGCTGGAGCGTCAGCGTAAAAGAAGAATTGAAGAAATTGAAGAAAAGATGGAAGAGCTTGAGGCCATTGTGGCGGAAAAAGAAGAGCTCCTTTGCGATCCCGAAGTCTTTCAGGACCACGAAAAAGTAATGGAATACAACGAAATCATCCAATCTTCCAAAGCAGAAATCGAATCGTTGATGGAAGAATGGGCTGAACTTGAAGAATTATTGCAAGCGTAG
- a CDS encoding twin-arginine translocase TatA/TatE family subunit encodes MVGVGSMIVIVFVALLIFGPKKLPELGKAAGNTLREFKNATKGLADDDEDVKKDSSKQ; translated from the coding sequence ATGGTAGGTGTAGGTAGTATGATTGTTATCGTATTTGTAGCATTGCTCATTTTTGGGCCGAAGAAGTTGCCTGAACTTGGAAAAGCTGCTGGAAATACATTGCGCGAATTCAAAAACGCAACAAAAGGCTTGGCTGACGACGATGAAGATGTTAAAAAAGACAGCTCAAAGCAATGA
- the tsaB gene encoding tRNA (adenosine(37)-N6)-threonylcarbamoyltransferase complex dimerization subunit type 1 TsaB yields MKVLAIDTSNYTLGLALMEEDLVIGEYITTVKKNHSIRVMPAIDMLLKDCDAKPADLSKIVVALGPGSYTGVRIGMTIAKTLAWSLDIPISGVSSLAFLAASGRNFDGLICPLFDARRGQVYTGLYEFRNGELEEIQEDCNVMLVDWVQSLKEMDKPVLFVGNDVPLHREKITEILGGMAHFAGVTQNNPRPSELALLGMNAEPANVHTIVPNYVRLAEAEAKWLEAQKAKE; encoded by the coding sequence ATGAAAGTATTAGCGATCGATACATCTAATTACACATTAGGTCTTGCTTTAATGGAAGAGGACTTGGTGATTGGCGAATATATCACCACCGTGAAAAAGAACCACAGCATCCGTGTCATGCCTGCTATTGACATGCTGTTGAAGGATTGTGATGCGAAGCCTGCGGATCTTTCCAAAATTGTGGTGGCACTTGGACCAGGCTCATATACAGGTGTCAGAATCGGAATGACCATTGCGAAAACATTGGCATGGAGCTTGGATATTCCGATTTCAGGTGTCTCCAGTCTTGCATTCCTGGCAGCGTCCGGCAGGAATTTCGATGGCTTGATATGTCCTTTGTTCGATGCAAGGAGAGGGCAAGTATACACTGGGTTGTATGAGTTCCGAAATGGTGAATTGGAAGAAATACAAGAAGACTGCAATGTCATGCTGGTGGATTGGGTGCAATCCTTAAAGGAAATGGACAAGCCTGTTCTGTTTGTGGGGAATGATGTGCCGCTTCATCGGGAGAAAATCACAGAAATTCTTGGCGGCATGGCGCATTTTGCCGGCGTGACTCAGAACAATCCGCGTCCTTCTGAATTAGCTTTGTTGGGGATGAATGCTGAACCTGCAAATGTGCATACGATTGTTCCTAACTACGTTCGACTTGCGGAAGCAGAAGCAAAATGGCTGGAAGCACAAAAAGCAAAGGAATAA
- a CDS encoding homocysteine synthase, whose product MTDVKKEFGLETLLLHGGQEPDAVTGSRAVPIYQTSSYVFESTEHAQKLFSLQESGNIYTRIMNPTTDVLEKRIALLEGGIGALAVSSGMAAITFAILNIAGAGDEIVAATNLYGGTYNLFAVTLPRYGIKVKFVDSTDPENFRSAITEKTKAVFAEIIGNPSLNVLDVERVAEIAHEASIPLIVDNTFATPYVCQPIKWGADIVVHSATKWIGGHGNSIGGVIVDGGKFDWNHPKFPDFIEPDKSYHGIRYAQDVGPAAYITKARVQLLRDFGACLSPFNSFLLLQGLETLHLRIKEHNRNAEKIAQYLEEHDAVAWVSHPSLETHQSHDLAKKYLKDGYGAIVNFGIKGGRDAGRTFIDNVQLWSHLANVGDAKSLVIHPASTTHLQLDAEELKSTGVTEDLIRLSVGIETVEDLIADLNQALLIGSGKASAV is encoded by the coding sequence ATGACGGATGTAAAAAAAGAATTTGGATTGGAAACACTGCTGCTTCACGGTGGCCAGGAACCGGATGCTGTGACGGGATCGAGGGCAGTACCGATTTATCAAACGAGTTCCTATGTCTTTGAAAGTACCGAACATGCACAGAAGTTATTTTCTCTTCAAGAGTCAGGAAATATCTATACCCGGATCATGAATCCAACGACAGATGTGCTGGAAAAGAGGATTGCTTTGCTTGAAGGAGGGATAGGCGCATTGGCGGTCTCTTCCGGAATGGCGGCTATTACGTTTGCCATCCTCAATATTGCCGGTGCCGGCGATGAGATTGTGGCAGCGACAAACCTATATGGAGGAACGTATAACTTATTCGCCGTCACCCTTCCAAGGTACGGCATCAAGGTGAAATTCGTGGATTCAACGGATCCGGAAAATTTCCGCAGTGCCATTACAGAAAAGACGAAAGCAGTGTTTGCGGAAATCATCGGCAATCCAAGCCTGAATGTCCTAGATGTGGAACGGGTGGCCGAAATCGCACATGAAGCATCCATCCCATTGATTGTCGATAATACGTTTGCCACACCATATGTCTGCCAGCCGATTAAGTGGGGAGCAGATATCGTGGTCCATTCCGCAACAAAGTGGATTGGCGGACACGGCAACTCAATCGGAGGAGTCATTGTCGACGGCGGAAAATTTGACTGGAACCATCCGAAGTTCCCGGATTTCATTGAGCCGGATAAGAGCTACCACGGCATCCGCTACGCACAGGATGTAGGCCCGGCTGCTTATATCACAAAGGCAAGGGTTCAGCTCTTAAGGGATTTCGGTGCTTGTTTAAGTCCATTCAATTCATTCTTGCTCCTGCAGGGACTTGAAACCCTTCATTTAAGGATCAAGGAGCATAACAGGAATGCAGAAAAAATCGCCCAATACTTGGAGGAGCATGACGCCGTGGCATGGGTTTCGCATCCAAGCCTTGAGACGCACCAATCCCATGATCTTGCAAAAAAATATTTGAAAGACGGCTATGGTGCCATCGTGAATTTTGGCATCAAAGGCGGAAGGGACGCGGGCAGGACATTCATTGATAACGTTCAGCTCTGGTCCCATTTAGCGAACGTCGGGGATGCAAAGTCACTGGTCATCCATCCAGCTTCAACGACCCACCTTCAATTGGATGCCGAGGAACTGAAATCAACGGGTGTGACAGAAGATTTAATTCGCTTGTCCGTCGGGATAGAGACGGTTGAGGATTTGATTGCGGACTTGAATCAGGCATTACTGATTGGGTCAGGGAAAGCCAGTGCCGTATAA
- the moaC gene encoding cyclic pyranopterin monophosphate synthase MoaC encodes MKDFTHFNEEGRARMVDVSNKPDTTRTAVALSSITVNQDVYRQIQNNENKKGDVLGVAQVAGIMAAKKTWDIIPMCHPIPLKGIDISFRWKEAGEDHQLEITVSVKTKGSTGVEMEALTAASVTALTIYDMCKAVDKGMVIGPTQLLEKTGGVSSPDYKRLIEE; translated from the coding sequence ATGAAGGACTTTACTCATTTTAATGAAGAAGGCAGGGCGAGAATGGTGGATGTCAGCAATAAGCCGGATACAACGCGGACGGCTGTCGCACTTTCTTCCATCACTGTCAATCAGGATGTCTACAGACAGATACAGAACAACGAGAATAAAAAAGGCGATGTCCTCGGAGTGGCCCAGGTAGCTGGAATCATGGCTGCCAAGAAAACATGGGACATCATCCCGATGTGCCATCCCATTCCATTGAAAGGGATCGATATCTCATTTAGATGGAAAGAAGCAGGGGAAGACCATCAGCTCGAAATCACCGTTTCCGTCAAAACGAAGGGAAGCACCGGGGTGGAAATGGAAGCGTTAACAGCAGCATCCGTCACTGCACTGACGATTTACGATATGTGCAAAGCGGTCGATAAAGGCATGGTGATCGGACCTACCCAGTTGCTTGAGAAGACCGGGGGAGTTTCGAGCCCCGATTATAAGCGATTGATTGAAGAATAA
- a CDS encoding homoserine dehydrogenase, whose protein sequence is MPINVVLLGFGTVGESVYRTIASHQDGLRNILGTDIVVKGVLVKDARKSRNIASDVLVTTDFKKLLELPNIHAAIEAIVGVEPAFTYGKQFLNAGIPVITANKEMAAHKGGKLRKEAEANGTEFHFEAAVAGGIPIIAVLKQLLHANRISKIEGILNGTSNFILSTMREEGISFAEALERAQRNGYAEADPSNDILGKDSFYKLMILSELVFGKQPEWDEVDCTGINELVLNDLEEAGAGGKRIKLVASIGKDENGNLTAAVEPHSLDENHPLYHVEGVDNGIVVHTDLLGRLFLQGPGAGGPPTASAILEDLTQHFRSKPYQKPFVETSKVRAIR, encoded by the coding sequence ATGCCGATTAATGTGGTACTGCTCGGTTTTGGGACTGTTGGAGAAAGTGTCTACCGCACCATTGCTTCCCATCAGGATGGTTTAAGAAACATATTGGGAACGGATATAGTGGTGAAGGGGGTCCTTGTGAAGGATGCCCGCAAATCTCGGAATATAGCGAGTGATGTTCTTGTCACGACAGATTTTAAGAAATTGCTGGAGCTTCCGAACATCCACGCTGCCATTGAAGCAATTGTTGGAGTGGAACCTGCATTTACGTATGGGAAGCAATTCTTAAATGCCGGCATTCCGGTCATAACGGCCAATAAAGAAATGGCTGCTCATAAAGGAGGAAAACTGCGGAAGGAAGCAGAAGCGAATGGAACAGAATTTCATTTTGAAGCAGCAGTTGCAGGCGGCATCCCTATCATTGCCGTCCTTAAGCAATTATTGCATGCCAACCGCATTTCAAAAATCGAAGGGATTTTGAATGGAACCTCTAATTTTATCTTATCCACCATGCGGGAAGAGGGCATTTCCTTTGCTGAAGCGCTTGAGAGGGCACAGCGAAATGGCTACGCTGAAGCGGATCCATCAAATGATATCCTTGGGAAAGACTCCTTTTACAAATTGATGATCCTTAGTGAGCTCGTATTTGGAAAACAGCCAGAGTGGGATGAGGTAGACTGCACAGGAATCAACGAGCTTGTGCTAAACGATCTCGAGGAGGCAGGAGCAGGTGGAAAACGAATTAAATTGGTTGCTTCCATTGGAAAAGATGAAAACGGAAATCTCACAGCAGCTGTTGAACCTCACTCATTAGATGAAAATCACCCTTTATATCATGTAGAAGGTGTGGATAATGGAATTGTTGTTCATACTGACCTGTTGGGAAGGCTGTTTCTTCAAGGGCCGGGAGCAGGTGGACCTCCAACTGCCAGCGCCATACTGGAAGATTTGACGCAGCATTTTCGAAGTAAGCCATATCAAAAACCGTTCGTGGAGACATCCAAGGTCAGGGCAATCCGTTAA